The sequence CACTTAGGTGCTAAAAAGAGAGTGGAGTAAGTAAAAGAGTGCTTCTTTTGAGTATGTGCTGGGGATCTGTAAAGAATTGGTGCAAAAATGGACAGCTACAGCACTGTTTGGTTGGATTACCATTTGAGAATGGTTGTTGTCAGTATGTTTGATTCTTTCCTACAGAGTGACAGTGATAATAAGTACATTGTGGTTGTGatggaatattttataaaatatccagaATGTATtttgaactacattttgacagTGTGAGGCATTTCATAGTTGGTGTGATTCCATTGAAAACTAATCACAGTTGAGAAGGGTATATAAAAactttttcttatgtaaaaattttatacatttgtatcataaagatgtgttcagattggAGATTTAGAACTTCCAAAGCGTCTCTGTCTGGAAAAATGACACAGGTCACAAGTAAATAAGTCAGTTTCATGGCAGATTTGTTCAGTGTGACATACTTAAAGCATATGGGATAAATTGCTAGGCACAATGCTTATATCTTTTTGTGTGATTAGACTGTTGAAATGACTATTGGAAAACTACAATTCTCATGCACTGTATAGGTTATGGAAAGTTTTCATGGAGGACTAGCTTTCTTTGGACACAATAGCCTTGCAATAGAACCTTTTCAATGGAAATTATGCTACAGAGCTATCTTCAAGATGCATGTTTATCAGATAAAGCATGACAGAAGGTGACAACATAGATAGTAAAATTGGTGTTACTTTAGAAACATGTTTACATAGCACacccagtttttgtactttaggtttcattaaaaattttatttgtagattatccatttaaataaatattttgggtGGAGTaattgacacttttattgttatcaAAGGCAATACTGAGTCAATTACAAGAATGTTATTGACCACATCAAGGAATTTGGAATAGCATTTAATAGAGAGATGAGAACCCAAGGCCTTTCTCATGCATTAGACAGTTATACCCTTATGAAAGTACCAAATCATTAGATTTagcttaatgaataaatattaggaacaatttgttattgtaatacaCAAACGTGTTTTATATTCTTACTTACTTTAGTGATATAGAGATTTAACAAATTGCTGTTATTTAGTTTCTGTGCTGTAATTACAGCAACATATGGTCCAGAAagttattaatatgtttgttctGATTGCTTCATATCTTTGTTTTCTGTAGGAGGTAATGCCTCTTTTTAAGAGGATTAACACTAATATCCTTTGTTAGTTGATTATAAGATTGACTGTATTTAACAGTTGGCTAATgttgtgaaggaaaaaaaaaaggtcacaAGATGACATGTCAACTGAACAAAGAAAGCAAGTTTACTCACTGAATTCTGGCTCACTTTCTTGAATCAGATCTACCATAAGATTATAGAGAAAAGACCTACTTTTAAAATCATAATGCTTAGTTCAACAGAAGTTTATCCCAAGAAAGTGAGAGCTATGGGACTAAGCACAACTTTATAGAATTAATTGCCTTTTCGTGTGCAAGTATATGTGCTGCGTATTCTTTTTgcctgttttataataaataataaagagtgttttaattttttcaagctTGTccagttttatagttttaaacacTAGGAAGACTCATTTCATTAATGTGCAGAGGACGGGTTCAGTGACAAAAAATTCACTTTACAAGAATTGCAAGGCAGGATTCTTTTATACTGAGAGTAGAGGTGCTAGAGGACGCTATGGGTACTGCATGTTGCCTTTCTTACATATAGGGTAACAAGAAGTTGTGGAAATTTTTTTATGGTAGAGGAAAAGTTGTTTGTAGTGATTAGCAATAATTCATTTTTTCAGGCTTTTGTGGCTATTGGTGATTATAATGGACATATTGGACTTGGTGTAAAATGTTCCAAAGAAGTAGCCACAGCTATTCGAGGAGCCATTATTTTGGCCAAGCTTTCTGTCATTCCTGTTCGTCGAGGTTATTGGGGGAACAAAATTGGTAAACCTCATACTGTACCATGTAAGGTATGTATGTGTATTGTAAAAGCTAGTGTTGGATATTATGAGGACAAATGGACTGAGATTTAAATTCCTGGTTATTTCACTTAAGTCATTGTAAGATTGTATTTATCCTCACAATGGAAATCCTATTTAATGAGGAAAgtactaatacataacataatgttaaaaGCTTGTAAGTAACTTAGAATGAAACAAATGAACACACGCATAGCCTATAAGCTTTTCCTAGTCACCATTAGCAGTTGGAGTTTTCACACTGTGAACACATTAAAGGTCCAAGTCATCcatctgaaaataatttataagtaacACAGATTGTAGTGTGAGAAGTTAAATTAATGTATACATCACATAAAGCTATATTCTGCATTTGTTTTCAGTGTATCCATTTTTTTGGAAATATTGTTGATATATAGAGTGTACCAAAGTTACTcatctaataataaatataataaaacagaaagttAATGTAGCAATGCCAGAATTGTTGTATTTAGCAAATTCACAAACTACCTAACAGCATCCCTTCACCTAGTTCACAAACTTGTCATCATGAAATCACTTATGCTGACACAGAAAGTAATTACAAACAAGTTGAAAATTTTTCAAGCAACTCAGAGAagtaaaaacagtataaaaactgtatGAAGCCATAAATACCTTAGACATGAGAGATAAACATTTGTTgctgtattataaaaaaaaacctcaacTTACGTAAGTGATTCTGAAAAGAAATTGGGAATTTGTTACCAACCATGAGGCAATAAAGACTTTTACATACAGTACAGAGAATGTAAAAATAATGTGACATGAGAttgctattttaatactgataaaaatGTAAGGTATTTTTCTAATGAGACGTTAAAATCCATTGCAGTTCATTTGGATTAATCCTGCCATCCATATACTatagaaatattgttttcatgtaATACATTATAGGAATTTCTCATAATGTTTTGACAGTAGGCCAGCAATGCTCAAAATGTTAGATTTCATTTGAGAGAATGAAGTAAAAAAGgtaattttgtgaaatgaaaacacaattatGGTTTTGGTGGTGGGGGGGATGCATGTTTGATGACAAAGTAAAATTTAATCTGCCAAGCagacttgttttttttgttattctagcCAGTCCACAAACCTCTTAGCTGTTTAGAATCAACTATAAGACCTGAATTTTAGACCCTTATATATCTTGTGTGAGATGTTCAACTTTAGTTGATTTAGTTGTGATtaatcattatttgtgttttagatatctaaaaataaaaataaaaaaccattaaagtgatttttttcatgtgaatgtgtttatatctttttataagctttattttaagttttagtttaGGTGTTTACTAGAAAGTGCAGTATATTATGATCTGAAAAATTCATGTAGTGACAAGAAGGCGATTATAGAATGaatataagtaaaatgaaaaagtGAGTCATTAACAGAGCAATTATAGAGTTATTGAGTATTCAGCGAGTAATTTTGTTTAGATTTAGTAGTGAGAGTTATTGCATCTATTGAGTTACTTAAACAATTAGTGAAGAAATTCTACAAAAAAGTTTGTGTGTTAGGCATAACATTAGTCTTAGCATAGCTGTTCAAATCATTTTTGTGAGATTAGGCCTATAAATTGTCATAGAAAGAATATAGCCTGTAGAAACATTGTTGAACTAAATTATTCATTATCATCATACAGACTTGACTTGGTGTTATTTTTACCACACAATCCAAAAGAAAACACCCAGTGATAGAACGCTTTACAGCAGCATATAAATACAATATGCACATATCTTACTTCAAAGTAATTATTTCAACAGGTTACAGGAAAGTGTGGTAGTGTTTTGGTACGACTTATACCTGCTCCTCGAGGCACTGGTATTGTGTCTGCTCCAGTTCCCAAGAAACTGTTAACAATGGCAGGAATTGAAGATTGCTATACTTCAGCTAGAGGGTCAACTGCCACACTTGGTAATTTTGGTGAGTCTTTTCCCTGTGATACATTGCAGAAAGTGTAGTAATAGTtgaagtatttatatttacaaaaatgtataacaaatctTTCACGCAATTATTCATTTGCTCACATGTATTTGAGACTtccatgtatttgttttaatttaatatgtcaaattataaacatttttgtattccaTCACAGTGTAATGCACAGGCATTACTTATGGTGTCTTTGTGTGTTTGTTCATTACATACCACATTacagacatttttgttttttactttgtttactgCATAACAATGTGTTATATTTAGTACCTTTTTATTGCTTAATGATTACATGTTATGTTACAGATTCTTTTTTGTTAGTTGCTTGTATTGCATTACATTTGTTCTTGCATTCTTATATTCCATAAAATCAACTTTCTGTTTGTGTTTGTAATATGATGCCAGACAATCAATTATTCAAAACTGCAGACCTTTCATGTTTTTGTTGATATTAACTTGTTTCTTAATTGAGTTTCACTTTAATACCTTACATTAGTTGTAATTTAGTGCTGTGTGAGTAGACATAAACAGTGttaatataaacactttttaGCCAAAGCCACGTACCTAGCTATTCAGCAGACCTATAGTTATCTAACACCTGACCTATGGAAAGAGAATGTCCTGACTAAATCACCATACCAAGAGTTTACTGACTACTTGATGGCCTCACAGAAACAAGTGTGGACTGTAAGTCAGGAGCAACCACCCTACTGAGttattaagttattaatattttgtttccttttatgaataatgtaatcCAAACACCATGGTATTCCATACACGTAATAACCAATTAAAAACtgctactactaataataaagaagtacaagaggaattatgttttttttcttaatattgaaACTTGTGTCATTGTTGTctgtgcatttttttttaaaaagaaggcTGAATGACTTGTTAACCAAAGGTTCAATATCTTCTGTTACtcataatttaaatatgttatttaaagtaCAGCAAATACTTGAagtagtaatatattattaacatagaaaacttttaatcattatttgcatttttctatatttataaactGTGATTTGAGACTTTTTAATTAAAGCTATTATGTTCTCTAAGTAGCACTTTGATAAGTAAAGTGAACTGGTAATTGAGAAGCTTAATGATAGGGAAACAGTTTAATGGTTTAACGTTTAACATTCATTGGCAAAAAAAAAGAATGGGGAAGACTAAGTTGTATGTTTTTATGATTGGCACACATAGTATGTCACACTAATTTTGATCATCCTCATTTTACTAATTCTATTTACatactaaatttgtttttttgttatttaaaacctttagtgcaaaaataacaaaatctttggctgttgtaataaataaagcagacaggacaaagtacagaaaatgtgGTTCCACTCTGTTAAGTAAATGTTGTGTCACTTTTTTTTTGACTATTATTAATAGGAAATTACAAAGGAAAAAATGAATGGAGACAGTATGAAAAATACATTGAAAcaaaaaaggtttttcttttgTTAGCACTGCAGGTAGGCATTGTTTAAATGCTTGTATTACTTCCACTGTTGTAAACCACATTAGTATTCTAGGTGCAGTTATCTTCCTGTGTTTCCCACAAACTTGATcatatgcaaaattaaattaagaaaacTATCATGGTGACTAATAGGTAAATGTTAACTTTCTGTACACAACTTAAAAAATGATCTTTGTGTCATCAATTTTCCTTTGGCTATCAACTGAGATTACCATTAAGTGCTTGTATTttaactaaccaaataacatcaTAGTTGATTTTACTTGCTTGctctatacttttataataaacttatCATTTATGCTTGAGTGAGAGAGTAATTTTCCTAAGAGAATGCTTACTAGGTttttaataactgataaaatacGAGATAACTTTCATTATGTGAGGTCATTAGACTACTAATAATAAAGGTGTAGGTGACATGGCCaaatttagtatatttattttcaataggCTGGACTGTTGCCatacccctcagtgtggattcctgtacgtagtGAGGGGACCTTctgagaaggttctgttcttacagtttacctcctctgggatctaaacatccacctgtgtgtttgctgtgtgtggtaactcgtgaagggaaggagagaatcctggtggttgagggatccaactccaacacaccactttggccttgaattcctgtaaatgggcagtcttggggtggTCTCCCCAGGATCATTCGGCTAGTTTATTTGgaccagggtcaactgagtaccagcatAGGACATCCACagcgggtgttgtggacattgtgtctgacactGGTGTTCGGAtacagtgctcacaaaaccctggcgttgctgtaGTGCCCTTAAGAcactgtagtgcgtccccttgtatggctccatggtgggtggggtcagtgggcaccgaaaaattttctatttgttatggatactcctaaaacaaaaaaaactaacacAACTTGAAACCATTGAGAAAAACCCAACTACTGAAAAATGACCATGCATTGATGAATCTGTACAGCCTAACTCACCACTTGAATTTGTCCTGCgattcctaattttgcaatgcTAAAGTGACTAAACTCTTGGGCAGATGTCCCCATTTTTTATTtagggcttgctggctcccctaaATCAGTAAAAAAGCTATGTTCGGGAGACATCTTAGTGGAAACATATTCATCACAGCATTTCAAACTCCTTCTGACATCAAAGGCCTTGGGAGACATACCCATTAAAGTTACTCCTCATTCCACTttgaatacttccagaggagtcatagttgaaagagatttaaggaCTGACACTGAATCAGAGATCCTCGCAGGTCTCACTAGCCAAGGTATCACAGCAGTATATCGAATCTTCACTCGAAAAGATGGAATTTtggaaccaacaaatgttctaatactaacatttacagTACCACATCCTCCCACCACAATAAAAGCAGGATATCAAAATTGTAAGGTGCGATCTTGTATTCCAAATTCTGTacgatgtttccattgtcaacgatttggtcaTTCTAAACTATCTTGCCATGGTTCCTTGACCTGTGCCTGTTGTGATGGTAAAGACCATAATGCCACCGAATGCCAACTTGAACTACATTGTATAAACGGTACTGGTATGCATCtattcttattttaccttttgccctaaatgggtagaagaaaaagaagtacaaGGTCTCAAGACCAttaacaatctcacttacacagaggctcgaaaattattattacctattctGTTCagaacttatgctgctgtaacccATTCtgctactacagtaggagtccaaacAGACCTTACCCTATCCCCTACACAATCTTTACCAGCAAATTTTAATGAAACTCTTCCCAAAATCAATACAGTTCACAAATCAGTGtctccttccatctctgtcctgaccacaccttccagtcattgccgaatttcaccttcttcaagtcaagatgtttccatggggtctccctctcttgataccccaaaaattaaacaactcaTCCACGCCTTCAATCATTAGTACGTGTACCGATAAATTCAGACCCAACCATTCGAGCgagagcaggatccatagagggcaatagacccacatccaataaagaaaaaaaatgcagtcATAAGCAGAAGGACTCTTTACCTTCTTTtcctctgaaataattacacatggccacactaatccaatggaactgtttAGGTTTCCAATTAAATGTGACTGACATCAAAgatctgattgacttttatcatccctaatgtcttttttttttttttttacaggaaacatttctacagcttacaaatacagttactatcCGACACTATTCATTATACCCGGAAGGACAGGCTATGTGTAGGATGGGGACATGGGGGagttgcattgctggttgatcagcatgtgcccacctttTCCCTGTCATTGACTACACCTTTCGAGGTTGTAGCCATCTGTGTCTCCTTcagttgtaccatcactatttgctctctATAACTTACACCTGAAATGCagtataatcaatcagacctcgaTACCCTCACAGAGCAACTGCTCATTTAAATCTTGGAAGATttcaatgggcataatcccctctgggggtGGTTTCCATATTGATATGAGATGGTGCACCATAGAGCATATGCCCCTGAACCACAACCTGGCTCTATTCAATATTGGctcttacacatattttcatgcacctagtcattcatttacagctatagatctttctgtctgttccccttcgctactcactcacttttcctgggaggttgacatcaatccatgaggtagtgatcattttcccatcatcTTACAAGAGATTGGCTGTGATCAGTACCACCCAACCCTTGTACCTTGGTGGAAGTTGGTCCAagccaactggccttctttcactactcttttggaacttgatcctgccatcttatgtaaatcatccatagatgactgtatagcagcagtaaccaacactattatacaagctgctactcCTAAAACTTCGACATGTTCCCCAcgttagacgtcaaagccagaaagaatcttggattaaatacacctccagcattttTTCAACCACCAGCACAAAAGTTATATGGGATAAGATCCAAAGGGTGAATGAAAGACATACTTCCGCCCTCCTTTCTATCTTAATATCTGATGGCCACGAAGTTGCAGATGCACAGAGCATTGCCAGTACTCTTGTGGAATTCttttctcatgtatctagctctttgAACTTATCCCCTTCCTTTTTAGCCATAAAAACACAGATGGAGCATTTGCCTCTTTCCTGTTCAACTGACCATTCCTGTGACTACAATTGCcctcttacactgatggaactcaaacttgcaattcatcagtctggcaatacatcggtcggacctgataatatacattagGAGATGTTATGCCACCTTTCCCAgaactctcttactattctcctagctgtctttaatcagatatggcaggaaaatgtctatTCAGATGCTAGGCAACAAGCTATCATACTCCCTATTCTGagacctgggaaggatccaacaATTCCTTCGaattactgtccaattgctttgacaagttgtcttaGAGAGGATAATCAATGCCTGCCTTGTTTGGTTTCTTGGATCAAACAACCTCATTTTACCTACTCATTGTGGTTCCGAAGACAATGCTCTAaaatagaccacttaatttgccttgaaacatcaatcataGAAGCCTTTTTAAGGCGACAACATCttgttagtgttttttttatttagaaaaagcttatgacacaacatggagatatggcatcttacgaTGCCTTCACTTGTATGGATTGCGGGGCAACTTACCATTTTCATCATGCAATTCTTAATGATGTGccaattccaagttcatgtgggctAAATACTTTCTCATTTTTTTCCCTCAGGAACATGGAACCCCTCAGGGCTGTATACTGAGTGTCACACTTCTCATTACATagagattaatgccatcagtgaacagctactcTCTACACTTGCAAacggtctttttgttgatgactttcacatctcatgtcagtcatcaaacatgaggtttattgaacggcagctacaaactgcaatcaatcagatactgaagtggaccacggttttcaaatggttttaaactttcactctctaaaaccgtttgtataCAGTTCTGCAGCAAATGGGTAATCCACCCAGATCCAGAACTCCGtcttgatgatgttgtacttcctgtcatccctgaggcaaagttcttaggtcttatatttgattgtaaattaaattttatatcgcaTATCAAATGTCCAAAAGCATTGAACATtttccatgtcctctcttctatTTCTTGGTGAgcagatcgatactccatgctcaAAATTTATTGTGCCCTCGTCCGATCCAAACTTAACTATGGGTCTGTGGTTCTTCCAGAACCTCAGCattgaaaatgttggatcctgtctATCACCAGGGGCTTCGGCTTTGCATTGGAGCTTTTCGTACTTCTCCCATGCAAAGTctgtatgtggaatctcatgaaccccCTCTATGTATTTGCCGTTTGCAGCTGTCtctaatgtatgcttccaaactttgatccttaccacggcatcctacctggagttgtgttttccaaccacagtggaccacactttttaataacagaaaacctGCCATTGTTGCTTTTTGTCTCCGTATCCAGGCACAATTAGAAGAATTGAATTtttccttgaataacattgcagtttcttcaaatcagcctATTCCACCATGGCAAATTACTGTCCCAAATTataacctatctttgagtcatctgagaaaagcagatacacCCAATAGTTGGAAATATAGCTCTTTttttttgctgaacatctttcatatgatccatccatttgtatatatacagatggttctaaATCGGGTGactcagtgggctctgccatggtttgtgacAGTTCGATTGTGGCATACAGACTCCTCCCTACAGTGTCTtttttcactgccaaattgtatcccatctctcttgccctaaatcatattgaactaatgcaatatacaaattgtacaatacaTACAGACTCATTCAGCTGTCTATTGGTTCTGGaatcattccatgatagtcaccatcctcttctcatcaatattgaaaacaaactggcccatctttctTTCTCATTTGTCTCTgtccaattcttttggataccaggtcatgttgatatttgtgggaatgagctggccaacagagcagcaaagtctgtTTGTTCTGGATCTATTATCCCAGtacccattccatacatggactatggtccagttattaAATCCAGACTTTACACCAAATGGCAGGCAACCTGGAATGAACaacaaaacaagctttttcaaatcaaaccttctctaggtctttgaccctcttgcttctgtaagaatcgaagagaggaggttgttttggcaaggctacacattggtcacagttttttaacacaccacttccttttatctggtactgctgcaccaatgtgtggtctatgtgACACTCAGATCACTATCATCCACATTTTATTGTCATGCCATCGTTACAACCTAGAACGAagacaccattttaaagatatttgtaaggcagGGGCGCCATGTTATGGGTGTTACTGTCCATCTcattcatgtttttacatttttaagagccattggtattttacacttaattttaggttttttattggactatatagtgttttagcatggctttttttacacattttagtgttttaacatgatttcttttacacatttcaatttttcttttgacttgaactcaggactggaaaggccaactttaggtgactgacagcaagggtgtacttcttgcttcagtcttcctggcagttcctaattttacatattttactttttaccttaattgccctatacctatactgtaccacatcttgtctggcacagataacCTTGTAGCTTTGTTCCAATAAACATTAAATACCTACCTACCTGTTGCCATACCCTGAACTATGAAATTTACTGTATGTAGGTCATTTAGTCCTTGAATGGCTTGTATATCTTTGTTCAGGTATGTTTgtgtaatgttttgtaaatttttatacatttatcaggtcatcccttaagtaacctgattttaggttcagaaaaagagaaaggatttcaaatgctcttaatgttatttaatcaataacgtatgttccattacactatgtaatacaaattttgttcttggatagtatgtgttatttcttaattgcttatgttgtaaaagtacagaaaatggccattattcctttcagattttgcttttgtgacctggataatgaaatttagaaattaacctattttctatgtaaaaatgggcaaatttgtacattttcattttcataaggtctgaat comes from Tachypleus tridentatus isolate NWPU-2018 chromosome 12, ASM421037v1, whole genome shotgun sequence and encodes:
- the LOC143234881 gene encoding small ribosomal subunit protein uS5 isoform X2, with amino-acid sequence MMADSAPASGRGGFRGGFGAGGRGRGRGRGRGRGRGRGRGRGKEGDKEWIPVTKLGRLVKDGKVKSLEEIYLFSLPIKESEIIDFFLGSALKDEVLKIMPVQKQTRAGQRTRFKAFVAIGDYNGHIGLGVKCSKEVATAIRGAIILAKLSVIPVRRGYWGNKIGKPHTVPCKVTGKCGSVLVRLIPAPRGTGIVSAPVPKKLLTMAGIEDCYTSARGSTATLGNFAKATYLAIQQTYSYLTPDLWKENVLTKSPYQEFTDYLMASQKQVWTVSQEQPPY
- the LOC143234881 gene encoding small ribosomal subunit protein uS5 isoform X1 encodes the protein MTFLRMADSAPASGRGGFRGGFGAGGRGRGRGRGRGRGRGRGRGRGKEGDKEWIPVTKLGRLVKDGKVKSLEEIYLFSLPIKESEIIDFFLGSALKDEVLKIMPVQKQTRAGQRTRFKAFVAIGDYNGHIGLGVKCSKEVATAIRGAIILAKLSVIPVRRGYWGNKIGKPHTVPCKVTGKCGSVLVRLIPAPRGTGIVSAPVPKKLLTMAGIEDCYTSARGSTATLGNFAKATYLAIQQTYSYLTPDLWKENVLTKSPYQEFTDYLMASQKQVWTVSQEQPPY
- the LOC143234881 gene encoding small ribosomal subunit protein uS5 isoform X3, encoding MADSAPASGRGGFRGGFGAGGRGRGRGRGRGRGRGRGRGRGKEGDKEWIPVTKLGRLVKDGKVKSLEEIYLFSLPIKESEIIDFFLGSALKDEVLKIMPVQKQTRAGQRTRFKAFVAIGDYNGHIGLGVKCSKEVATAIRGAIILAKLSVIPVRRGYWGNKIGKPHTVPCKVTGKCGSVLVRLIPAPRGTGIVSAPVPKKLLTMAGIEDCYTSARGSTATLGNFAKATYLAIQQTYSYLTPDLWKENVLTKSPYQEFTDYLMASQKQVWTVSQEQPPY